Part of the Deltaproteobacteria bacterium genome is shown below.
TCCAGGATCCGATCAACGGCGGCAACTTCTGCTCGCACAGCTGCGACGCGTCGAACCCGAGCACGTGCGAGGCGGGCTTCGGTTGCCGCGCGTCGCAGGCGATCGCGGGCGCGAGCGCGGCGTGCTTCCCCGGCGACGGCGACTTCTCGCCCAACATCGGCGACCCGTGCGGCGCGGACACCGACTGCCACGGCGCCAACGCGATGTGCATCACCGGCTGGTCGGGCGGCTACTGCAGCCAGTACTGCGACTCGTCGACGTGCCCCACGGGAGATGTCTGCGCGCAGCTCGACGCGCAGCACTTCTATTGCACCTCGGCGTGCACCACCTACGCGGGCGGCTGCCGCGCGGGCTACGCCTGCTTCGGCTACGACACCGGCGGCGACGGCTTCTGCATCCCCGCCTGCGCGCAAGACGCCGACTGCGGCGGCACCGATCTCTGCCTCGCCGACGGCATCTGCTACCCGCCCGGCAACGCCGGCAGCTACGTGGGCCACGCGTGCCTCTCGAGCACCGACTGCCCCACCGGCGATTTCTGCATCCCCGCGTCGGACTCGAGCGGCCACAGCACCGGCTGGCCCGGCGGCTACTGCGCGGCCCCGTGCGGCGCCGGCCAGGACGCGAACCGCCCCTGCGGCGCGGGCGCGACGTGCGTGATCGCCGGCGCCGAGGGCCAGGCCTACTGCCTCCAGAACTGTGACGCCCAGGGCGGCTGCCGCCAGGGCTACACCTGCGTGGTCAAGCCCGACGCGAGCCACACCGAGCAGCAAGTCTGCGCGCCAGGCTGCGCGTCCGACAGCGATTGCGCCGTGGGCGAGCGCTGCACCGGCGGCGCCTGCGTGGATCCGAACGGCGGCAGCACCGGGAGCTGCACGCTCTGCGGCGACGGCGGCATCACCCAGACCACCACCGGCAGCGGCAGCACCGGCTCCAGCTCGCCGCCTCCGGCCACGCCGTCCGGCTGCGGTTGCGGCGCCGGTGGATCCGTGGATCTCATGGCTCTCGGCGTGCTGATGTGCTTGCTCGGCGCGCGTCGGAGACGGGCATGGTGACCGAAGTCCAGGAGCGCCAGAAGGCCGACTTCTCCCTCGCCTACGTGGTGAAGGCGCTGCATCAGGTGCGCGCGATCTCTCTCGAGCAAGCCAAGGAGCTCATCAGCCGCGAGGCGCTGCTCCACGCGCGCGTGCTCAAGGAGAACGGCGGCGACGAGCAGAAGTACGAGGTCTCGCCCATCGAGCTGGTGGCCGCACACCACATCCCCATCTCGGATCGGCCCGGCGAGTATCTGGATCAGGATCGGATCTCGACGATCGTTGCCCAGGCGTCGGGGCTGCCGTACCACAAGATCGATCCCCTGCGGCTCGACATGCCGCTCATCACCCGCGTGCTCAGCCGGCCCTTCGCGATTCGCCACGCGCTGCTCCCGCTCTCGTTGCAAGGCGACGTGCTGAACCTCGCCGTCGCCAACCCCTTCGACCACGAGCTGTTCGCGGAGGTGAGCCGGCTGACGTCGAAGCGGATCCGGCCGTTCCTCACCGCCAAGCTCGACATCCTCCAGGCGCTCCAGGACACGCACGGGTTCAAGAACACCGTGGCCCGCGCCGTCGACGAGGCGGTGAACGATCCCGGCGTCGCCAACTTCGAGCAGCTGGTCGTCCTCAACGAGCAGAGCGAGCTGCAGGCCGAGGACAAGCCGGTGGTGAACGCGGTGGAGTACCTGCTGCGTTACGCGTTCGATCAGCGCGCCAGCGACATCCACCTCGAGCCCAAGCGCGACCAGACGGTGCTGCGCCTGCGCATCGACGGCGTGCTGCACCCGGTCTTCAACCTGCCGCGCGCCGTGCACGCGCCCATCGCCGCGCGCCTGAAGATGCTCTCGCGCATGGACATCAGCGAGAAGCGCCGCCCCCAGGACGGCCGCATCAAGACCCAGCGCGACGGCACCGAGATCGAGCTTCGCGTCTCCACGCTGCCCACCGCCTTCGGCGAGAAGATGGTGCTGCGCATCTTCGATCCGGAGAAGATGACCACGCTCGATCAGCTCGGCTTCGAGTCGCACGAGCAGAAGCTCTTCGAGAACTGGATCGCCAACCCGCACGGCTTGATCCTCGTCACCGGCCCCACCGGCAGCGGCAAGACGACGACGCTCTATGCCGCGCTGCGCGCGCTCGCCGGCCAGGACGTGAACGTCACCACCATCGAAGATCCCATCGAGATGGTGTGGGACGGCTTCAACCAGGTGCAGGTGCAGCCCAAGCTCGATCTCGACTTCGCCGCCGCGCTCCGCCACATCCTCCGCCAGGATCCCGACATCATCATGGTGGGCGAGATCCGCGATGGCGAGACAGCGTCCAACGCGATCCAGTGCGCGCTCACCGGCCACCTGGTGCTCTCCACGCTGCACACCAACGACTCCGTGGGCGCGGTGGCGCGCATGCGCGACCTCGGCATTCCCAGCTTCCTGCTCGCGTCGAGCTTGCTGGGCGTGATGGCCCAGCGCCTGGTGCGCACGGTCTGCCCTGCTTGCGCGCAACCCATCAACCTCACCGCCGAGCAGGTGCAGCTGTTGGCCACACCCATGCCGCTCATGCCCGAGGGCCCGCGCTTCATGCAGGGCAAGGGCTGCGTGAAGTGCCGCGAGACGGGCTACCGCGGGCGCTCCGGCGTGTTCGAGATGTTCCACGTGAGCCGCGAGGTGCGCGAGCTCATCTCCAGCGGCGCCGAGGGCGGCGCCATCGAGTCCATGGCGCGCAACCAGGGCATGCGCAGGCTCCGCGAAGCCGCCGTCCACAAGCTGGCCCAGGGCATCACCTCGTTCGAAGAGGTGATCCGCATGACCGCCGACAGCTAGAGTGGCCGACCTCTTCTGATCCGGATCCAACCGTGAGAATTGCCGCCATCGTCTTTGCGCTGTCGCTCGTTGCCTGCGGCCCGCTCGACGAAACCGCCAGCCCGAACGACACGGTCACGGCGACCGCGCCCATCATCAACGGGCACACGGACACGACCGACACCAACGTCGCCTCGCTCCTGGTCGGCTATCCCGACGGCTCCGGCTACCTCTGCTCGGGCTCCATCATCGGCCCCTACACGTTCCTCACCGCGGGCCACTGCACCAACAAGTTCAATCCGCTCACCGACGTCGGCTTCATCGTGCTGAACAACAACTCCGATCGCGGCCTCCAGGACGCCTTCTACCCGGATGGCGGCTTCAACTCGATCGACGGCGGCGCGGTGGAGGTGCGGTTCCTCATCGCCAACCCGGACTTCCGGCAGCAGACCGGCAACCAGGACTGGAACGACATCGGGCTGGGCTTCACCAGTCAGCCCATGCCCGGGCCGTACCTTCCGCTGAACCGCTACCCGCTCGATCGGCTGCCGCTCTACGGCGCGCCGGTGACGGAGGTGGGCTTTGGCGAGACCTCGCCCGACGGCGGCGGCGTGGGCACGCGGCGCGAGGTGACCAAGTACGACGTGAAGGTGCGCTCGGCGGGCGAGCTCACCTCGGGCGCGCAGGCCGGCCTCACCTGCGAGGGCGACTCGGGCGGCCCTGCGCTGTTCAAGACGCCCGACGGCTTGATGTCGGTCATCGGCACCACCTCGCGCGGCGATCAGCAGTGCGCGCAGTCGGGCATCGACACCCGCGTGGACGCGTACCTCGACTTCATCCGCATCAACATGGTCGACGCCGGCGATCCGCCGAGCTGCGGCGCCGACGGCCGCTGCGGCTTCAACTGCACCGCGCCGGATCCGGACTGCCCCTGCGCCCCCGACGGCTTCTGCACCAGCGCCTGCACCACGCCCGAGGCCGATCCGGACTGCCCCCAGAGCTGCCTCTACAACGGCGGCTCGTGCGCCGTGCAGCAGGGCACCACCACCGGCTCCACGGGCTCCCCGTCGGCGGCCGATGCCGGCTCGAAGAAGGGCGGCGGCTGCAGCACCGCCAGCGGATCCGACCTGATCTGGCCGCTCGCGCTCGTCTTCGGCGCGGTGGCGCTCAGCCGGTCACGCCGATGGACAGGTGGCTCGCGCCGCCGGTGAGCTCGAGCTCGTAGCGGTCGGTTGCGCTCTCGAAGCCGCTGGAGCTCAAGCGGGTGACGCCGCCCACGGCGCCGAGGTGCTGGTCGTCGAAGCTGATGTGGCTGGCGCCGCCGTGCACCTGGATGCGCATGGCCGAGCCCTTGGGGCGGGTGAGCTGCAGGTGGCTGGCGCCGCCGGTGATGCGCACCTGCACCACGCCGTGCGGCGCGGGCAGCGCGATCTCCACCGCGCTTGCGCCCCCGCGGACGTTGAGTGACGTGAGCCGCAAGTCCTCCAGCGCCGCGCGCACCTTGCTGATGCCGCCGGTGAGCTCGATGTCCCAGGGGACGGCCGAGTTGAGGTCCACCTCGGCGGCGACCTTGCGGAAGTCGAGGAACGCGAACATCGGGTAGCTCATGTGCACCGTGCCGCCGGAGACGGTGATCTCCGGCCGACGCCCGGTGAAGCGCGCCTGGTAGAGATGGTCGTTGTCCGCGCCGCCGCCGAGGGTGAGCCGCGAGGCGCCCGAGGTGAGCCGGAACACGCCGCGCTTGGCGTCGCCGATGGGGGCCGAGTCGGGGCCTTCGCTCGAGCTGGCCGGAGCGCCGTCCTGGCGCAGGCGCGTGGTCTCCGCGGCCATGATCGCCGCGGCCCGGGTCACGAACTCCACCACCAGCTCGAGCTGCGCCTCGTCGTAGCCCGCGGTGACCTCTTTCATCGCCTGCCGCAGCGGCTCCAGGAGCTCGTGAATCCGTGGCGCCGGCTCCTGCAGCGACTCCACGAGCACGTGCCGCCGATCGCCGGGATCCTTCAAGCGCCGCAGCCAGCCCGCCTTCTCCAACCGATCGAGGACGCCGGTCACCGCGCCGGTGGTGAGCCCGGTGAGCTCCGCCAGGCGGCCCGCAGGCATGGGCCCGTTGCCCGCAAGCAGGCTCGAGGCCTTGAAGTCGGTGAGGCTCACCCCGAGGCGATCTGCGAGGGCCTGGCTGTAGAGGACGTCGCGGTCCGAGAGGGCCCGCATGGCCCCCATCAGCTTCAGCAGGAGCTCGGCTCTTTGGCGAGAAGCGGTTGACATGGTCGCGGAACAAGCTTAGACAAGCGATGTCTTAGTTGCTAAGATATTCGAATCGAGAGCCGCTGGGCAACCTACCCGAAGCCAGCGGAGGCAGCCAGGCAGGGAAGCAACGTTCGAGTTGTCCGCCGATGCACCGGCGAATATCTTAACGCCCGTTCATTTATCAGGCTTCCGGGCCTGGGGCGTCACACGGCGTCGAAAATACCGGGGCCCCAAGGCCCAACGAGGTTCCGCACCATGGCGTCCATCGTCTCGCTGCGAAACGTGGTCAAGGACTACTACCTGGGCAAGGTGGTGGTTCACGCGCTCCGCGACATCAGCCTCGATGTGGAGCAGGGCGAGTTCCTCTCCATCGCGGGGCCTTCGGGCTCGGGCAAGACCACGCTGCTCAACCTCATCGGCTGCGTGGACACGCCCACCGGCGGCGTGGTGACGGTGAACGGCCAGGACACCTCGAAGCTCACCGAGCGCCAGCTCACCGATCTCCGGCTGCACAGCCTGGGCTTCATCTTCCAGAGCTTCAACCTGGTGACCGTGCTCTCCGTGTTCCAGAACGTGGAGTTCCCGCTGCTGCTCCAGGGTGGCCTCTCCGCCGGCGAGCGAAAGCAGCGCGTGGAGGCGTTGCTCGGGCAGGTGGGCCTCTCCGACCAGATCCACAAGCGCCCCAACGAGCTCTCCGGCGGTCAGCGCCAGCGCGTGGCCGTGGCGCGCGCGCTGGTGACCCGGCCCAAGATCGTGCTCGCCGACGAGCCCACCGCGAACCTCGACTCCACCACCGGCCAGAACATCATCGACCTGATGAAGGAGCTGAACCGCAAAGAGGGCACCACCTTCATCTTCTCCACCCACGACCCGAAGGTGATGTCGCACGCCAGCGCGGTGGTGCGCGTGGCCGACGGCCAGCTCGCCGAGGGCGGCAAGACGTCGGGGACCGCCGCCGCTGCTGCCGCCGGTGCGCACTAGGAGCCACCCATGAAAGTGCTCTTCATGCTCCTCGGCGGGATCGCCGGGCTGGCGGCGGTCGCCGCGCTGCTCACGGTGATCATCTTCTCCGCGTACATGTTCTGGCAGGTGGCCTGGAACACGGTCAGCCGCCCCGCGCAGCTGCCGATCGTCATTCGCATCGCCTTCCGCAACCTCTTCGCCAGCAAGCTCAAGACCATCATCATCGGCAGCATCATCGGCGGCGGCGCGGTGCTCATCGTGGTGGGCACCTCGTTCATCGGCTCGATGTCGGACGGCATGAGCCGCTCGGTCATCGGCGCGGCGGCCGGTGACGCGCAGCTCTACCAGCCCAAGTACGGCGACGGCGGCGGCGACGAGCTCGCCATCTGGGGCGGCGGCATGTCCGAGCCCGAGCTCGGCGTGATCCCCGACTTCGACAAGCTGCAGAGCGCGATCTCCAAGGTGGACAACGTGAAGGCCGTGGTGCCCATGGGCATCGCCGGCGCGATGGTCACCTCGGGCAACACCATCGATCTGGCGCTCGGCGACCTGCGCGAGGCCGAGAACAAGAAGAAGGCCGGCGACGCCAGCGTGCAGGGCCGCATCGACGCGCAGAAGGCGCACATCCGCCACATCATCGACGTGCTCAAGGGCGACCAGAAGAACCGCGCCGAGGTCTCCAGCGAGACGCGCGGCACCACGCAGGAAGAGGTCGACGCGGTGAACACCGCCTCCGACGACAAGTTCTGGAACGACTTCGAGTCGGATCCGTTCGGCAAGCTCGAGTACCTGGAGAACAAGATCGCGCCCCAGGCCGCCGACGCCGATCTGCTCTACCTCCGCTACATCGGCACCGACCTGGAGCAGTTCACCAAGTCGTTCGACCGCATGGAGATCGTGGATGGCACCGCGGTGCCCAAGGGCCAGCGCGGCTTCCTGATGGCGAAGAACTTCTACGAAAACATGGTGAAGCTGAAGAGCGCGCACCGGCTCGACACCATCAAGGACGCCATCGAGATCAAGAAGCAGAAGATCTCCGAGCAGGAAGACCTGCAGCGCCTGGTGAAGGAGAACACCACCCAGACGCGCGAGATCGCGCTCCAGCTCGACGACTTGAAGGCCAAGGAGATGATCGCCCGGCTGCGAAAGGCCACGGGCTCGCAGGAGACGCAGCTGGAGAAGCTGCTCTCGATCTTCTTCGACACCAACGACGCGAACTTCATGCAGCGCTACGACGCCTTCTACAAGGACCTCGCGCCGCTGCTGGAGCTGTACCGCATCCGCGTGGGCGACACGCTCACCATCAAGGCGTACACCAAGAGCGGCTACCCGAAGAGCGTGAACCTCAAGGTCTACGGAACGTTCCAGTTCAACGGCCTGGAGAAGAGCGCGCTGGCCGGCTCACTCAGCCTGATGGACCTCTCCAGCTTCCGCGATCTCTACGGCTTCATGACCGCCGCCAACATCGCCGAGTCGAAGGCGATCCAGGCGCAGTCGGGCATGAAGGTCGTCGACCGCGCCCACGCCGAGGAAGATCTCTTCGGCGGCGGTGACGCGGCGGCCGAGGCTCCGGACGCGGGTGCTCCCAAGGTCGTCGAGGCCGTGGCCAAGGCGGATCCCACCGCCGCGGCCGACGCGCCCTCGGGCCGCGCGATCCTCAACGCCGCCATCTTCTTCAAAGATCCTTCGAAGACCCGGACGACCTTGCCGCTGCTGGAGAAGGCCGCGAGCGACGCCGGCATCCGCGTGAAGGCCGTGTCCTGGCAGGACGCCTCGGGCTTCATCGGCAAGCTGGTGCTCTTGTTCTGGGCGGTGTTCGCCTTCGCGGCGCTCTTCATCGGCTTCGTGGCCGCGCTGGTGGTCTGCACCGCGCTGCTCACCGCGACGCTCGAGCGCGTGCGCGAGTTCGGCACCCTGCGGGCCATCGGCGCGCAGAAGCCGCTCATCCTCAGCACCGTGGTGGTGGAGGCGATGGTGATGGGCATCGTCTTCGGCGGACTGGGCGCCATCCTCGGGGCGATCATCGTCACCGCGGTGCACAGCCACGGCATCGCCGCCTCGGCCGACATCATGTACTTCCTCTTCTCGGGCCCGCGCTTCACGCCGGTGCTCAGCGTGCCGAGCATGGTCTTCGCCGTGTTCGCCATGTTCATCATCAGCGGGTTCGCCAGCCTCATCCCGGCGTTCCTGGCCATGCGCGTCTCGCCGGTTCGCGCCATGCAGGCGGAGGACTGACCGTGAACGACTTCCTCACCGACGTACAGATTGGCGGCCGCAACCTTCGCCAGCACTGGCTCCGCTCGGCGCTGCTCGGCGTGGGCCTGATGTTCGTGACCCTGCTGGTGACGACGCTGTGGGGCACGCTCACCAGCATGCGCGAGTCGATGCTCAAGAGCGCCACCACCTTGATGAGCGGCCACGTGAACGTGGGCGGCTTCTTCAAGGTCACCGCGGGCCAGAGCGGCCCGCTGGTCACGCACTACCAGGACGTGGTGAAGGCGGTTCAGACCGCCATCCCCGAGGACCTGGACTACACCGCCGTGCGCGGTCGCGGCTGGGCCAAGCTCATCTCCGACACCGCGTCGATGCAGACCGGCGTGGGCGGCATCGACATCGACAAGGAGCCGGGCTTCAAGAAGGTGATCCAGGTCGAGAGCGGCAAGCTCGAGGATCTGGCGCAGCCCAACTCCATCCTCATCTTCCACGACCAGGCCGAGAAGCTGGGCGTGAAGGTGGGCGACGCGCTGACGTTCTCTGCGCCCACCAACCGCGGCGTGAACAACACCGTGGACGTGCACGTGGTGGCCATCGCCGAGAACGTGGGCCTGCTCTCGGGCTTCAACACCTACGTGCCCTCGGGGACCCTGCGGAAGCTCTACGACCTGCGCGACGACGCTGCGGGCGTCATCTACGTCTATTTGAAAGACGTGAAGCGCGCGCCGGAGGTGGCCGCGCGCCTGCGCAACGCCCTCGAGAAGGACGGCTACCGGGTGATGGATCCGGATCCCCGCGCGTTCTGGCAGAAGTTCGAGGTGGTGAACCGCGAGGACTGGACCGGTCAGAAGCTCGACGTCACCACCTGGGACGAAGAGGTGAGCTTCCTCAACTGGATCCTCACCGGCTTCGGCTTCATCTCCGGCCTGCTCAGCTTCGTGCTGCTGGTGATCGTGCTCGTCGGCGTGGGCAACATCATGTGGATCGCGGTGCGCGAGCGCACCCGCGAGGTGGGCACGCTGCGCGCCATCGGCATGCAGCGCGGCCGCGTGCTGCGGATGTTCCTCACCGAGGCGGTGGTGCTGGGCTTCGCCTCCGGCGCTGCCGGCGGGCTACTCGGGCTGCTGGTGGCCGCGGGCGTGAACCAGGCCCAGGTGACGCTGCCGCCCTTCGCCCGGCTCTTCCTGCTCAACGACCACCTGGAGCTGGCCATGCGCGTGGGCCCGGTGGTGGCGATCGTGGCCTTCATCACCGCGCTGACCACGGTGGCCTCGGCCTATCCCGCCTACCGCGCCGCCAAGCTCACGCCAGTCACGGCCATGGGCCACGCGGGCTAACCATACATCCTTGTTAATGAACTGGAGGGTTTCATGCGGAACCTGATCTTCGCCCTGGTGCTCTGCACCGCCGCGCCTGCGCTGGCCGCGCCGCTCGACGATGCGGCCATGCTCAATCTCTTGAAGGACATCGACCACCGGCAGGCCGAGAACGGCGACTACCGGAGCACGGTCTTCATCATCCAGAAGGAGACCGACAAGCCCGACGTGGCCCAGCAAGCGGTGGTCTACCGCCGCGAAGAGGGCCAGAAGCTGATGATCACCTTCGAGCAGCCCAAGGAGATGACCGGCCAGGGCTACCTGCGCATCGAGCACAACCTCTGGTTCTACGACCCGAGCGTGGGCAAGTGGGAGCGCCGCACCGAGCGCGAGAAGATCGGCGGCACCAACTCCCGGCGCGAGGACTTCGACGAGAGCAAGCTCGCCGAGGAGTACACCCCCTCGTTCGTGGGCGAGGAGCAGGTGGGCAAGTACAAGGCCTGGCACGTGAAGCTGTCGGCCAAGCCCAATATCGACGTGGCCTTCCCGGTGGTGGAGCTCTGGGTGGACGAGGCCACCGGCAACATCCTCAAGCGCTACGAGTACGCGCTCTCCGGCCGCCTCATGCGCCGCCTGCTCTACCCCTCCTGGGACAAGCTCTACTCCGACAGCAAGAAGGGCGACGTCTGGTTCCCCAAGCAGATCTTCATCTTCGACGAGGTGGAGAAGGCCAACCAGACCCAGATCACCATCAAGGACGTGGACCTCCACCCGCTGGAGGCCAACCTCTTCACCAAGGCGTACCTGGAGTCGAAGAGCCGCTAGCCGGCCGCTCCAATCTGGATATGTCTCGACATATCTAGATACTTCAGCGGGGTCTGGGAGGGTGTGATGCGCTGGACACTGCTCGTCCTGGCGGGGCTGGCCCTGCCGGCTGTGGCGCAGGCTCAGGTCGACGAGAACGCGCTCTTTGGCGGCGCCCCGGCGCCGGTTGCGGTCGACGCCGGCGGAGCGCCGCCGGTCACCACCACCGGCAACACCGACGCCGGCCTGCCGGTGATGAGCCCCGACGAGAAGCAGCTCTTCGACCAGCCCAACGGCCAGGTCGGCAATGCAGCGCCACCCGACGCCGGTCCGCCCGCGCCACCGCAGAACCCGGAGCAGGCCGGCGAGAGCGCGGCCTTTGGTGGGCCGGGCCAGGTGCTGCCCACCGCGCGCGAGGTGGCGCCCTCCAACCCGCTCACCATTGGCGGCACGCTCTTTCTGCGCGCGCAGCTCACCGGCTATCAGGACCAGCCGCCCAAGAGCTGGGGCTGGGACGAGCCCAACTTGATGGACGTGTACCTCGATGCACGGCCCAACTCGCGCGTGCGCGCGCTGGCGGTGGGCCGGCTCACCTACGACCCCGCAGTGGATCCGAACGCCATCTCCTTCGGCGGCACCAAGCAGAACCAGGTGAACACCTACCTGGATCAGCTCTGGATCAACTTCGACATCCTCCGCGAGGTCTTCGTCACCGCGGGCAAGCAGCACGTGAAGTGGGGCACCGGCCACATCTGGAACCCCACCGACTTCCTGCAGCCCGTGAAGCTCAACCCCCTCGACATCATCGACCAGCGCACCGGCGTGACGCTCGTGAAGGCGCACGTGCCCTGGGAGTCGCGGGGGTGGAACTTCTACGGCTTCGGCGTCTTCGAGGGGCCGCAGGTGGTGAACACGCTGAGCCAGGTGGGCGGCGCGCTGCGGGCGCAAGTGGTGCTCGGCGATGCCGAGCTCAGCTTCTCGGGCCTCTTTCAGCACGGCCGCAAGCCGCGGCTCGGCGCCGACATCTCCACCGGGCTGGGTCCTTTTGACGTGTACGCGGAGGCTGGCTTCCACGGCGCGGAGCAGTCGCAGCTCGTCGCCGGCCTCGGCGGCAACGACGGGCAGCTCTGTGTCTCCCCGTCGAGCCTGGGCTTGACCGGCACCGATCTCCCTCGGTGCGTGCTCTTGCCCTACAGCTACCAGACGCAGACCGGGATCCTGCCCCAGGTGAGCGCCGGCGGGACCTGGCAGGTGAACCTGAACGACCGCGACGCGCTCACCGTCGGCCTGGAAGGCTTCTACAACCAGGCCGGCACCAACGACGCGACGACGTACCCGGTGCTGGTGCTCACGGGCAACTTCGTGCCGTTCTACGTGGGCAAGTGGTACGGCGCGGTCTACGGGACGGCGTCGATGCCGCGCGGCACGGTGGTGCACAGCCTGAGCACCACCACGCTGGGCAACCTCTCCGACGAGAGCTTCGTCAGCCGGCTCGACTACAACGTCACCATCCTCACCCACCTCGGCCTCGACCTGTACGGCGACGTCCACTACGGCACCCAGGGCGGCGAGTTCCGCTTCGGCATCAACACCACCGCGGTCCCCACGGGCACCGGCCAGATCCAGCAGGTCCGGGTGCCCACGCCGACGTTCGACGCGGGCGTTTCCTTGCGCGTTTCGATGTAGATATGTCGAGATATGTCTTGTTCGGGTTGCTGCTCCTGGGTTGCGCGCACGCGACGCCGGCGCCGGTGGCCGCGCCCGAGACGCCCGCGCGGCTCTGGTTCGGCGGCGACGTGAACCTGGGCCCGGGCGGGAACCACGCGCTCGATGGCCTGGCCCCGTCGACGCGTGACCTGGGCGTGGGCGTGGTGAACCTCGAAGGGCCCGTCGCGTCGCAGCTGCCTTCGGGGCCGGGGCTCAAGCTCTGGAACGCGCCGAGTGCGCTGGCTGAGCTCGCCCCGCTGGGCGTGCGCGCGGTGGGGATTGCCAACAACCACGCGGCCGACAGCGGATCCGACGGCTCCGAGAAGACCGCCTCGTCCGTTCGCGCGGCAGGCTTCGCGCCGTTTGGTGGACCGGCTGGCCCCACGGTGCTGACGCTCGGCGGGCATCGGGTCGTGCTCAGCGCGCACGACCTGGAGCATGGCGTGCCTGCCCACCTGGCCGACGAGCTTCGTGCCGCGCGCGCGCAGGGCGATACGCTCATCGCCACATTTCACGTCACGGGGCCCGAGAGCTACTTGCCGCGGCCGGAGCTGAAGCAGGCAGTGAACATCGCGCTCGCCGCGGGGGCGCGCGTGGTGATCTCGCACGGGAGCCACGCCATCGGTCCGCTCGAGCGGCGCGGCGATGCGGTGATCGTCTGGGGCCTGGGCAATGTGTGCTTCGCGTGCGATTGCACCCAGGAGAGCGACGCCATCCTGGTGGCGCTCGATCTCGCCGCCTCGCCCATCGGCGTGCAGGTGCTGCCCATCGACGCCGGGCTGCGCTCCGGGCCGGCGCGGCCGTCGAAGGACCCGTCGGGGATCTTCGATCTGCTCGAGGCCGTGGGCACGCCCAAGCTCACGCGCGCCGGCGCCCGCGCCAGCCTGCCCTGATTGGCTTCGTCTTCGGGAACGCCCGGACCGGGCGAGGTGAGGTCATCACCCGCCGAAGTGGATCACCTCGTGATCCACGTTGTCGGGGAGCGGGCCGCCCAGATCATCCTC
Proteins encoded:
- a CDS encoding CapA family protein, with amino-acid sequence MFGLLLLGCAHATPAPVAAPETPARLWFGGDVNLGPGGNHALDGLAPSTRDLGVGVVNLEGPVASQLPSGPGLKLWNAPSALAELAPLGVRAVGIANNHAADSGSDGSEKTASSVRAAGFAPFGGPAGPTVLTLGGHRVVLSAHDLEHGVPAHLADELRAARAQGDTLIATFHVTGPESYLPRPELKQAVNIALAAGARVVISHGSHAIGPLERRGDAVIVWGLGNVCFACDCTQESDAILVALDLAASPIGVQVLPIDAGLRSGPARPSKDPSGIFDLLEAVGTPKLTRAGARASLP
- a CDS encoding outer membrane lipoprotein-sorting protein; its protein translation is MRNLIFALVLCTAAPALAAPLDDAAMLNLLKDIDHRQAENGDYRSTVFIIQKETDKPDVAQQAVVYRREEGQKLMITFEQPKEMTGQGYLRIEHNLWFYDPSVGKWERRTEREKIGGTNSRREDFDESKLAEEYTPSFVGEEQVGKYKAWHVKLSAKPNIDVAFPVVELWVDEATGNILKRYEYALSGRLMRRLLYPSWDKLYSDSKKGDVWFPKQIFIFDEVEKANQTQITIKDVDLHPLEANLFTKAYLESKSR
- a CDS encoding ABC transporter permease, whose protein sequence is MKVLFMLLGGIAGLAAVAALLTVIIFSAYMFWQVAWNTVSRPAQLPIVIRIAFRNLFASKLKTIIIGSIIGGGAVLIVVGTSFIGSMSDGMSRSVIGAAAGDAQLYQPKYGDGGGDELAIWGGGMSEPELGVIPDFDKLQSAISKVDNVKAVVPMGIAGAMVTSGNTIDLALGDLREAENKKKAGDASVQGRIDAQKAHIRHIIDVLKGDQKNRAEVSSETRGTTQEEVDAVNTASDDKFWNDFESDPFGKLEYLENKIAPQAADADLLYLRYIGTDLEQFTKSFDRMEIVDGTAVPKGQRGFLMAKNFYENMVKLKSAHRLDTIKDAIEIKKQKISEQEDLQRLVKENTTQTREIALQLDDLKAKEMIARLRKATGSQETQLEKLLSIFFDTNDANFMQRYDAFYKDLAPLLELYRIRVGDTLTIKAYTKSGYPKSVNLKVYGTFQFNGLEKSALAGSLSLMDLSSFRDLYGFMTAANIAESKAIQAQSGMKVVDRAHAEEDLFGGGDAAAEAPDAGAPKVVEAVAKADPTAAADAPSGRAILNAAIFFKDPSKTRTTLPLLEKAASDAGIRVKAVSWQDASGFIGKLVLLFWAVFAFAALFIGFVAALVVCTALLTATLERVREFGTLRAIGAQKPLILSTVVVEAMVMGIVFGGLGAILGAIIVTAVHSHGIAASADIMYFLFSGPRFTPVLSVPSMVFAVFAMFIISGFASLIPAFLAMRVSPVRAMQAED
- a CDS encoding ABC transporter permease; the encoded protein is MFVTLLVTTLWGTLTSMRESMLKSATTLMSGHVNVGGFFKVTAGQSGPLVTHYQDVVKAVQTAIPEDLDYTAVRGRGWAKLISDTASMQTGVGGIDIDKEPGFKKVIQVESGKLEDLAQPNSILIFHDQAEKLGVKVGDALTFSAPTNRGVNNTVDVHVVAIAENVGLLSGFNTYVPSGTLRKLYDLRDDAAGVIYVYLKDVKRAPEVAARLRNALEKDGYRVMDPDPRAFWQKFEVVNREDWTGQKLDVTTWDEEVSFLNWILTGFGFISGLLSFVLLVIVLVGVGNIMWIAVRERTREVGTLRAIGMQRGRVLRMFLTEAVVLGFASGAAGGLLGLLVAAGVNQAQVTLPPFARLFLLNDHLELAMRVGPVVAIVAFITALTTVASAYPAYRAAKLTPVTAMGHAG